Genomic DNA from Bacteroides zhangwenhongii:
GAAGGAATAGGCACATCAAGCAACGCTTGTTCCGTGCGGCGATTGTACCAGCTTGTCTCCAAAGTCACCCGATTGAATAGCTCGATACTGACTCCCGCATCAATGGATTTCGTCTGTTCCGGTTTCAAGTCCTTATTATAAAGTCCCATCAACTCCAGAACACGCTGATCCTCATACGCATTATTGGAATAGGCGAAAGTAGCTACCGTAGAGGAAACGGAAACACCGTTCAGATTGGCTGTATATCCGTAAGACGCTTTCAGATTCAAGCGGGTCAGGACAGTATTGTCTGCCAGGAAAGAGTAATAGCTGGGAGTCCAGCCGATACCGACTGCCCAAGCGCTATTCCAACGCTTGTCCGAAGGCAGGATAGAAGACGCGTCCGCTTTATAAGTCGCATAGAAATCGTAAATATTATCAAAGGTATAACCTAATACAGCTCCCAATCCCAACTGCGCGTTTTTATCTTTCAGAGCGCCGACTTCCGCCTGACGGGTTCCCTGAATGGAGTGATTGATGGCAGCAGCCGAATTAATCGTTCCCACGCCATAACCGGTTATGGACACATTATCCAACTGAGTGAGGTAGTAGTCCATATTAGCTCCCAACGTAAGGTCATGCCTACCGGCAAATACATGATTATAAGTCGCACGAATGTTAGTAGAGATGTTCGTGGTCGTATTCTTTGATTTTGCGAAAATACCCCGTTTAAGTTCCGGAATACCACTTGTCATTTCCGAATAAGAAGTAGAAGGGGTAAACTGTTCCGTTTCATCCAACAGAAAGTCCAATCCCGCCACTGCGGCAATATCCAGTCCGGGCAAGGGATTCAAGGTCAGGCTACCACTGATTCCGGCAGTTTTCGCCGCACTCTCCTGGCTGAACTGATTCATCAAGTCCTTATAAGTACGTCCCGGATAAGAAATCAGTTCGCCACCGTCTTTCGTTTCATAAGGATTCAACTCATAAACCAACTGAGTCGGATCGGAAGTAGATCCGTTCGGAGTATTCGTCTTCGCATATCCACCGTTCACACTCAGCAGAGCGTAACCGATATGTCCCAATTTCTGATCCAGATTCATACGCAAACTCATACGCTGCTTGTCGTTACCCGGCAAACGTCCTCCTTGCTTGGTATAATTGGCGGATATATAATAGGTAGTCTGTTCGCTTCCGCCCCGAATGCTTACATTATGTTTCTGATACAGATTGTTGCGAATCAACTCTTTGAACCAATCTGTATTGATATTCCTCAATTCGTTCAACTTCTGTTCCCCCGACGCAATCAATTGCGACAGGTTAGGATCGCCCGCATAGTATTTATTGTAGTAATCAGCACTGTAACGATATCCCGGAGTCTCCGGATTCTGCAGCAACCGTTCCAGCTCCAGTTTCTCCGCTGAGTCCATCATAGACACGCCGCGACGACCACGCGTCGTGACTCCCATGTCCAACGTATAAGTAACCATTGTCTGCCCGCTGACACCTCGCTGAGAAGTGATTTCCAATACTCCGTTGGCAGCCTTGATTCCATACAAGGCACAGGCAGCCGCATCCTTCAGCACCTTTATTTCCTTGATGTCCATCGGGTTTAGATTGTAGAAAGTTTCCGGACTGATGACCTTACCGTCCATGATATACAACGGTTCATTCGTCGTATTCCCTTTACGTAAAGAAGAGTTTCCACGAATACGGATTTCAGGAGTCGACCCCAATTCCCCGGTATTCTGGATAATCAATCCGGGAACAGAACCTTGCAGCGCCAGCCCCATATCGATCATCGGCTTACTATTGATGCGTCGCATATCCACCTCTTGCACCACTCCGGAGCGGGCACGAATATCAATCTCATTAATATTAGCTTTGGCTGTGACAACAACCTCATCCATATTATTCACATCATCAAGCAAAGTCACATCCAGCCGTGTTTGTCCTTTATAGGTAACTATTTTCCGCTTCATACCGATAAAGGAAAACTCAATACTCACACCGGACTCCCACTGTCCCTTCAACACATACTCCCCCTTTTCATTGGAGATAGCTCCATAAGGCGTATTTTTTACCTTAATATTAACTCCCGCTAACGGAAGATCCTGCGCATCGCGCACATGACCAGAAATTCGTTTTTCTTCTCTTTGCGCTTGCAAAATGACACAAAATGAGAGAAAAGCTAAAAACAGTATCCGTCTCTTTAAATAGTAGTTCATACATTTTGTCTTTTAACTATATGGCGTAAAAAAACAAAGAAAAGCTAATAAAGACAAATAATACCTACAATAATTAAACTATTTTAAGGATTATACCTATTAATAGGTAGAGCGGAACTGCCCATCTGTTTTACTTTTAACTACTTCCCCTCTTTTGCTTTGAATGCCAACGCATACATCCGTATTTGTTTTACCATCGACAGCAAACCGTTGCTACGGGTAGGTGACAAATGTTCCTTCAACCCGATTTTATCTATAAAATAAAGATCGGCATTCAAGATTTCATCAGGAGTATGATCCGACAATACCTTGATCAGCAAAGCTATAATTCCTTTTACAATCAAAGCGTCACTTTCCGCCTTAAATACAATCTTACCGTCTACATCGTCCGCCTGAAGCCATACCCGGCTCTGACAACCTTCAATCAGATTCTGTTCTGTTTTATATTTTTCATCCAGCGGTTCCTGCTCATTTCCCAAGTCAATAAGTAGCTGGTAGCGGTCCATCCAATCATCGAAGTCACTGAACTCTGCAATTACTTCGTCTTGTAATTCATTAATTGACATACTATTTATTTTATTTCTCGTTATAGATTACCTCCAATACAGTCTGACCGACTGCTTTCAATGTATTCTTATCAATGTGATCCATATTATCCGTGAGGGTATGCCAGGTAGGGGTAAATCCACCTTCCGGATCAGAAGCAATGATATCAATCGTCTTGATACGCGCCAACCGGTTAATGAACAAATGATCGTCCGTCACCCCTCCTCCATCTTCATTGATAAACAGATTGCCGTATCCCAGCTTCCGGGC
This window encodes:
- a CDS encoding SusC/RagA family TonB-linked outer membrane protein, with product MNYYLKRRILFLAFLSFCVILQAQREEKRISGHVRDAQDLPLAGVNIKVKNTPYGAISNEKGEYVLKGQWESGVSIEFSFIGMKRKIVTYKGQTRLDVTLLDDVNNMDEVVVTAKANINEIDIRARSGVVQEVDMRRINSKPMIDMGLALQGSVPGLIIQNTGELGSTPEIRIRGNSSLRKGNTTNEPLYIMDGKVISPETFYNLNPMDIKEIKVLKDAAACALYGIKAANGVLEITSQRGVSGQTMVTYTLDMGVTTRGRRGVSMMDSAEKLELERLLQNPETPGYRYSADYYNKYYAGDPNLSQLIASGEQKLNELRNINTDWFKELIRNNLYQKHNVSIRGGSEQTTYYISANYTKQGGRLPGNDKQRMSLRMNLDQKLGHIGYALLSVNGGYAKTNTPNGSTSDPTQLVYELNPYETKDGGELISYPGRTYKDLMNQFSQESAAKTAGISGSLTLNPLPGLDIAAVAGLDFLLDETEQFTPSTSYSEMTSGIPELKRGIFAKSKNTTTNISTNIRATYNHVFAGRHDLTLGANMDYYLTQLDNVSITGYGVGTINSAAAINHSIQGTRQAEVGALKDKNAQLGLGAVLGYTFDNIYDFYATYKADASSILPSDKRWNSAWAVGIGWTPSYYSFLADNTVLTRLNLKASYGYTANLNGVSVSSTVATFAYSNNAYEDQRVLELMGLYNKDLKPEQTKSIDAGVSIELFNRVTLETSWYNRRTEQALLDVPIPSSTGYTTLKRNIGILENRGIEFGLKAKVLDTRDWILNLRWNMAYNRNKVIDLYYADKIYASEEALIPDYEVGKSYDMLYGPQSLGINPLTGYPVFLVKDNKEKQASETLTVDDVVALGHSTPPYTGSFGLSLSYKAFDLDVDFYYVHGGIHQFNYSYVRDKDNVNRNAVAGQTERMWFKAGDEGKVYPTPFYTSATAEENLTLYPNSLTVGKSDYLKLSMVSLRYRVDQRFLRKTIPFVKYATFAFQGSNLFTWTSYKESDPESGTLAGSMQPIYTFNMNLTF
- a CDS encoding SufE family protein, with product MSINELQDEVIAEFSDFDDWMDRYQLLIDLGNEQEPLDEKYKTEQNLIEGCQSRVWLQADDVDGKIVFKAESDALIVKGIIALLIKVLSDHTPDEILNADLYFIDKIGLKEHLSPTRSNGLLSMVKQIRMYALAFKAKEGK